One genomic region from Pongo abelii isolate AG06213 chromosome 4, NHGRI_mPonAbe1-v2.0_pri, whole genome shotgun sequence encodes:
- the FASTKD3 gene encoding FAST kinase domain-containing protein 3, mitochondrial, whose product MALITLRKNLYRLSDFRMHRALAALKNQPLNHVHKVVKERLCPWLCSRQPEPFRVRFHHAHCKKFHSKNGNDLHPLGGPVFFQVSDCDRLEQNVKNEESQMFYKRLSNLTSSEEVLSFISTMETLPDTMAAGALQRICEVEKKDGDQGLPKEILENSIFQALCFQFEKDPSQLSNTSLVTALQALILLHVDPQSSLLLNLVAECQNRLKKGGMEVCNLCILGESLIRLHSSGCVTLELIINQLQGEKLETFTPEDIVALYRILQACTEKVDEHQTFLNKINNFSLSVVSNLSPKLISQMLTALVVLDQSQAFPLISKLGKYVVRHVPHFTNEELRRVLEAFIYFGHHDTFFTKALEHRVAATCLTLDPEVVCRVMEYCSRELILSKPILNAVAETFVCQTEKFSPSQISALMEPFGKLNYLPPNASALFRKLENVLFTHFNYFPPKTLLKLLHSCSLNECHPVNFMAKIFNPFFLQRLQGKKSHLDRLSRAQLTQLFLASVLECPFYEGPKLLSKYQVKSFLTPCFSLETPVDSQLYRYVKIGLTNLLGARLYFAPKVLTPYCYTIDVEIKLDEEGFVLPSTVNEDIHKRIALCIDGPKRFCSNSKHLLGKEAIKQRHLQLLGYQVVQIPYHEIGMLKSRRELVEYLQRKLFSQNTVH is encoded by the exons ATGGCATTAATCACCTTGAGGAAGAACCTTTATCGTTTATCTGATTTTCGGATGCATAGAGCTCTGGCTGCTTTAAAAAATCAACCTCTAAATCATGTTCACAAGGTAGTCAAGGAGCGTCTGTGCCCTTGGTTGTGTTCACGACAACCTGAGCCTTTCAGGGTGAGATTCCATCATGCCCATTGTAAAAAGTTTCATTCGAAAAATGGAAATGACCTTCATCCACTCGGTGGGCCAGTGTTCTTTCAAGTATCTGACTGCGACAGGCttgaacaaaatgttaaaaatgaggaGAGTCAGATGTTTTACAAGAGACTGAGCAACTTGACTTCATCAGAAGAAGTGCTAAGTTTTATAAGCACGATGGAAACCCTGCCTGACACTATGGCAGCAGGAGCTTTACAACGAATTTGTGAAGTGGAAAAAAAGGATGGTGATCAAGGGCTGCCAAAAGAAATACTGGAGAATAGCATCTTTCAAGCTTTATGCTTTCAGTTTGAAAAGGATCCCTCACAGCTGTCAAACACTAGTTTGGTGACTGCTTTGCAAGCTCTGATTCTGTTGCATGTGGATCCTCAAAGTAGCCTGTTACTGAACCTGGTGGCAGAATGCCAAAATCGTCTCAAAAAAGGTGGCATGGAAGTTTGCAATCTTTGTATTCTTGGGGAAAGTCTGATTAGACTGCACAGTTCAGGTTGTGTGACACTAGAACTCATTATAAATCAACTGCAAggtgaaaaattggaaacatttaCCCCAGAGGATATTGTGGCCCTTTATAGAATCTTGCAGGCATGTACTGAAAAAGTGGATGAAcaccaaacatttttaaataagataaacaACTTTTCCCTTTCAGTAGTTTCCAACCTGAGTCCTAAATTGATTAGCCAGATGCTCACTGCCCTGGTGGTTCTTGATCAAAGTCAAGCATTTCCTCTGATTTCAAAATTGGGCAAATATGTCGTGAGGCATGTCCCACATTTCACTAACGAGGAGCTTAGGAGAGTCTTGGAGGCGTTCATATATTTTGGGCACCATGACACATTTTTTACAAAAGCCCTAGAGCATCGTGTAGCTGCGACGTGCCTCACGTTGGATCCTGAAGTTGTCTGCAGAGTCATGGAGTACTGCAGTAGAGAACTGATTCTTTCAAAACCCATCCTCAATGCAGTGGCAGAAACTTTTGTTTGCCAAACAGAAAAATTTTCACCTAGTCAGATTTCTGCATTAATGGAACCATTTGGGAAACTCAATTATTTGCCACCAAATGCCTCTGCTTTATTTAGAAAGCTGGAAAACGTGCTATTCACtcatttcaattattttccaCCCAAAACATTATTGAAACTTCTTCATTCATGTTCACTTAATGAATGCCATCCAGTCAACTTTATGGCAAAAATATTCAATCCTTTTTTCCTTCAACGGCTGCAAG GTAAAAAATCTCATTTGGACAGATTGAGTCGGGCACAACTGACCCAACTTTTCTTAGCCTCAGTCCTGGAATGCCCTTTCTATGAG GGTCCAAAACTCCTTTCTAAATATCAAGTGAAGTCATTTCTTACCCCATGCTTTTCCCTGGAGACCCCTGTGGATTCTCAGCTTTATAGATATGTGAAGATCGGGCTGACTAACCTTTTAGGAGCAAGATTATATTTTGCTCCAAAAGTGTTGACACCCTATTGTTATACAATAG ATGTTGAAATTAAATTAGATGAAGAAGGATTTGTATTGCCATCCACAGTTAATGAAGATATCCATAAAAG gataGCACTATGTATTGATGGTCCAAAAAGGTTTTGCTCCAATAGCAAACACTTACTGGGAAAAGAAGCTATTAAACAAAGACACCTACAGTTACTTGGTTATCAAGTTGTTCAG ATCCCCTATCATGAGATTGGGATGCTAAAATCAAGACGTGAATTGGTggaatatttacaaagaaaactgTTTTCTCAAAACACTGTTCATTAG